From a region of the Candida albicans SC5314 chromosome 1, complete sequence genome:
- the NRM1 gene encoding Nrm1p (Transcriptional regulator of cell cycle gene expression; regulates expression of genes involved in DNA replication stress; interacts with Swi4 and Swi6; repressed during core stress response; Spider biofilm repressed), translated as MSLTTNRIALSTIKDSHLNSSPSNTPSKDKKLPTLYNSNKPKSKLFSPSHSRIRQPDLITKSFSIAHSATSLNKKFSPLRAVSFSDYRSTLSNKPSSSSSSSSSPSNLKLQSTDDAFKNDTIGLAATKLKLKLQLALYKVQQNKQTRLKTTKYYNNNNNNNINSYNHKIHKTNGHKSMAIKLNSILGSLESPPTSNRSSPVSAYESPNPTNNNHMVKSSTASLPTPPEQVRTSNYYSHSINVNLNATPRFNKTKLLKNITKPTNSATSTLNKVASSRTKNTKINKPSKLKLFQIKKDSIYYCSNQKKLPLSQNNTTHVTNQSKYTNNLDITATNGTTHSFNNMSTPSSQGTVTGGAGNGQSMSFFTFYPTSQEQESSQNSTTNVGTTRLPSITVDRTTNEVPSNRNTNHAQNSFYSSLDATNTALPSINKILKTPIRRANNASKQFSFQRSFNNAAPLVTNNNNNNNNNNSNTYGNDETTIDEDNDITIIQNTTISNTTIDQNATIDEEKTEYDVEQEEITQEIKNSNEEDDNEDINSPSKQQDILTSSPLSNQQFTTPNKFSVAKSLLQLGGHRM; from the coding sequence atgtCATTAACAACTAATAGAATTgcattatcaacaatcaagGATAGTCATTTGAATTCATCTCCTTCAAATACTCCTTCCAAAGACAAGAAACTCCCAACATTATACAATTCAAACAAAcctaaatcaaaattgtttAGTCCTTCACATCTGAGGATTAGACAACCTGATTTAATAACAAAATCCTTTTCAATTGCTCATTCAGCAACTAGCTTGAATAAAAAGTTTTCTCCATTACGTGCTGTCAGTTTTTCTGATTATAGATCGACCTTATCAAATAAACCACTGTCGtcatcgtcgtcgtcgtcatctccttcaaatttgaaacttCAATCCACCGATGACGCGTTTAAAAATGATACAATTGGTTTGGCTGctacaaaattgaaattaaaattgcAATTGGCCCTTTATAAAGTTCAACAGAACAAACAAACCCGCCTCAAAACCACAAAgtactacaacaacaataacaacaacaacattaatAGTTACAACCATAAAATCCATAAAACCAATGGTCATAAATCAATGGCAATTAAACTTAACTCAATATTGGGATCACTTGAAAGTCCTCCAACTTCAAATAGATCTTCACCGGTTTCTGCTTATGAATCACCAAACCCCACCAATAACAATCACATGGTCAAATCTTCAACCGCGTCATTACCCACACCACCAGAACAAGTACGCACTAGCAATTACTACTCCCATTCTATCAATGTCAATTTAAATGCTACACCAAGATTcaacaaaactaaattgttgaaaaatattacTAAACCAACTAATAGTGCTACATCAACTTTAAATAAAGTTGCCAGTTCACGTACtaaaaataccaaaattaataaaccCTCCAAACttaaattgtttcaaattaagaaagattcaatttattattgttcaaatcaaaagaaattaccTTTAAGTCAAAACAATACCACCCATGTCACTAACCAATCAAAATATACTAATAATTTAGATATCACTGCTACTAATGGTACTACtcattcatttaataatatgaGTACTCCTTCCTCTCAAGGTACTGTAACTGGTGGTGCTGGTAATGGCCAAAGTATGTCATTTTTTACATTCTATCCAACCAGTCAAGAACAAGAATCATCACAAAACAGTACTACTAATGTTGGAACCACTAGATTACCATCAATAACTGTTGATCGTACAACTAACGAAGTTCCAAGTAACAGAAACACCAACCACGCAcaaaattcattttattCAAGTCTTGACGCTACCAATACTGCATTACcatcaatcaacaaaatattgaaaaccCCAATTAGAAGAGCAAATAATGCATCGAAACAATTTCTGTTTCAAAgatcatttaataatgcTGCTCCATTAGTtaccaataacaataacaacaacaataacaacaatagtaatACTTATGGTAATGATGAAACAActattgatgaagataatgacataacaattattcaaaacaCTACAATTAGTAACACAACTATAGATCAAAATGCCAccattgatgaagaaaagaCTGAGTATGATGTcgaacaagaagaaatcactcaagaaatcaaaaacagtaacgaagaagatgataatgaagacATTAATAGTCCTTCAAAACAACAGGATATTCTTACTTCATCCCCATTAagtaatcaacaatttacCACACCTAATAAATTTAGTGTTgctaaatcattattacaATTGGGTGGTCATAGAATGTGA
- the IHD2 gene encoding Ihd2p (Protein of unknown function; induced during hyphae development; induced in low iron; Spider biofilm induced) — protein sequence MSTPTTPTTTIATTTTTTTPPDLDVKELWKPLLDVIIRTIEDEQRYIIRDVCDYVPNLTIKNYQKKHLSYFHGLRSFFKGRDFDEVAKFIRLPQDPNESPQESWPERINTLVFDVLSLTAPDFYYQFQDDKSGQVNLYNLMITTGYVVPEYLARNELNKLTYSPRMNFSRFQRKVTEVTSLARRSNYPVKDRDVVMTIIGNMHKSPSTVEIALTAYRLKKYESLSVFFVFLKKTREYGTSATVLSVIQ from the coding sequence ATGTCAACGCCAACAACGCCAACGACAACGATAGCAACgacaacaacgacaacaacTCCTCCTGATTTAGATGTGAAAGAGCTCTGGAAGCCATTATTAGATGTCATTATAAGAACTATTGAAGACGAACAAAGATACATCATAAGAGATGTATGTGATTACGTTCCAAATTTAACAATCAAAAACTACCAAAAGAAGCATTTGTCATATTTTCATGGCCTTCGTTCATTTTTTAAAGGGAGAGATTTTGACGAGGTTGCTAAATTCATTCGTCTTCCTCAAGATCCAAATGAATCCCCACAAGAATCGTGGCCCGAAAGAATTAATACCCTTGTCTTTGATGTGTTATCCTTGACTGCTCCTGATTTTTATTACCAATTCCAAGATGATAAATCAGGACAAGTAAATCTTTATAATTTAATGATTACAACAGGATATGTGGTTCCAGAATACCTCGCaagaaatgaattgaataaactCACTTATTCTCCTCGTATGAATTTTTCACGATTCCAACGTAAAGTGACGGAGGTTACATCATTAGCAAGGAGAAGTAATTATCCTGTTAAAGATAGAGATGTTGTAATGACAATAATTGGTAATATGCATAAATCACCATCTACAGTAGAAATTGCTTTAACTGCTTATAGATTAAAGAAATATGAAAGCTTGctggttttttttgtatttcttAAAAAAACTAGAGAATACGGAACAAGTGCAACAGTACTTAGTGTTATTCAATAG
- a CDS encoding uncharacterized protein (Ortholog(s) have Atg8 ligase activity, role in C-terminal protein lipidation, CVT pathway, autophagosome assembly, late nucleophagy, mitophagy, piecemeal microautophagy of nucleus and cytosol, nucleus localization), producing MSLRSKLSSLREYLTPINHNSNFVTTGEISPEEFVKAGDYLVYKFPTWQWGNDCPKNLQKSFLPPDKQYLVTRHVPSYQRASNYLTGEDKKGANPEEDDEEEEEEDEEGWVKSKKIHKVIDDTHDSQINKGEEINDIDDFIDENAEEQEHDQIGDHELDDDEFDDLDIINDSKNNKLRRFDLYITYSTSYRVPKLYLVGFDSNGIPLLPQQMFEDINSDYKDKTATIENLPVAHNTTSVSIHPCKHSSVMKVLMKHSKLNKKNLQQKDESLSDDLSKLSVNEKKTQDEHSQINNDDKEEEEEGIRVDHYLIIFLKFIASVTPGIEYDYTMDAL from the coding sequence ATGTCATTAAGATctaaattatcatcattacgAGAATATCTTACTCCTATCAATCataattccaattttgTTACTACGGGAGAAATTAGTCCTGAAGAATTTGTTAAAGCTGGTGATTATTTAGTTTATAAATTCCCAACGTGGCAATGGGGTAATGATTGTCctaaaaatttacaaaaatcatttttacCACCAGATAAACAATATCTTGTAACGAGACATGTTCCTAGTTATCAAAGAGCATCTAATTATCTTACTGGTGAAGATAAAAAAGGTGCAAACCCAGAAGAAGACGATgaggaagaggaagaggagGACGAAGAAGGGTGggtgaaatcaaaaaaaattcataaaGTGATTGATGATACACATGACTCGCAAATTAATAAAggtgaagaaattaatgacattgatgattttattgatgaaaatgctgaagaacaagaacatGATCAAATTGGAGACCATGaattagatgatgatgaatttgatgatttggatataatcaatgattccaaaaataataaattacgaagatttgatttatatatcACTTATTCAACTTCTTATCGAGTTCctaaattatatttagtAGGGTTTGATTCTAATGGTATTCCATTATTACCACAACAAATGTTTGAAGATATAAATTCTGATTATAAAGATAAAACCGCCACCATTGAGAATTTACCGGTTGCTCATAATACAACTTCAGTATCAATACATCCTTGTAAACATTCTTCAGTTATGAAAGTCCTTATGAAAcattcaaaattgaataagaaaaatttgcaaCAAAAGGATGAGAGTCTAAGTGATGATTTGAGTAAGTTATCAGTAAATGAGAAAAAAACACAGGATGAACATtcacaaataaataatgatgataaagaagaagaagaagaaggtaTCAGGGTTGatcattatttgattatatttttgaaatttattgcTAGTGTCACTCCAGGTATTGAATACGATTATACGATGGATGCCTTATGA
- the LRO1 gene encoding phospholipid:diacylglycerol acyltransferase (Acyltransferase that catalyzes diacylglycerol esterification of phospholipids; role in lipid storage, triglyceride biosynthesis; flow model biofilm repressed) produces MSGLKNRKSTINKDQNAKKTSSSKVADKNELKDPVETTSFDTEDKITKPILQDEPQKHHHHHHPHHEHDHDDKESTSMSRTDSLQKKTHSKKLKHHQKKKLSESRRVMFIFGALIGLILAALFTTNSESFTKDLDKLVNLDQFSDIFDDWKDLKNLKGLLPNGIQSFLQDKGVNTQDDGFNGSAESFSVGLRLENSKNFTADHNVVMVPGVISTGLESWGTTTTGDCPSIGHFRKRLWGSFYMLRTMVLDKTCWLRHIMLDTTTGLDPPNIKVRAAQGFEAADFFMAGYWIWNKILQNLAVIGYGPNNMISASYDWRLTYIDLEKRDGYFSKLKAQVEIVKQLTGKKSVLVGHSMGSQIIYYFLKWVEAKGEYYGNGGPNWVEDYVEAFVDISGSSLGTPKAIPALISGEMKDTVQLNALAVYGLEQFFSRRERVDMLRSFGGIASMIPKGGDKIWGNLTYAPDDEIVAFDTEKEDIGEKKRSFGSFIQYKTANDSSREVTIDQSIEELLENSPDWYSKRVRENYSFGVAHTKEELEKNNHDQSKWSNPLEAALPNAPSLKVYCFYGVGNPTERAYKYMPADKSTKLDYVIDADSPDGVVLGDGDGTVSLLTHTMCHEWQKGDKSRYNPANVNVTIVEIKHEPDRFDLRGGAKTAEHVDILGSAELNELVLTVAAGKGHTIQNRYVSNLKKIVENMHL; encoded by the coding sequence ATGTCAGGtttgaaaaatagaaaatcCACTATTAATAAGGACcaaaatgcaaaaaaaacatcTTCATCGAAAGTTGCCGATAAgaatgaattgaaagatCCGGTAGAAACAACTTCATTTGACACTGAAGACAAAATCACAAAACCAATTTTACAAGATGAACCTCAAAAacatcatcaccaccatcaccCTCATCATGAACACGACCACGATGACAAAGAATCAACATCAATGTCAAGAACCGATTCACTTCAAAAAAAGACTCATagtaaaaaattaaagcatcatcagaaaaagaaattgtcaGAATCAAGACGAGTTATGTTTATATTTGGTGCATTGATTGGATTAATATTAGCAGCATTATTCACCACCAATTCTGAATCATTTACTAAAGatcttgataaattggTCAATCTTGATCAATTTAGTGATATTTTCGATGATTggaaagatttgaaaaatttgaaaggATTATTACCTAATGGAATTCAATCATTTTTACAAGATAAAGGGGTTAACACTCAAGATGATGGATTCAATGGATCAGCTGAATCATTTAGTGTTGGATTAAGACTTGAAAATCTGAAAAATTTCACAGCTGACCATAATGTAGTTATGGTCCCTGGGGTGATTTCTACTGGGTTAGAATCTTGGGGGACCACCACTACGGGGGATTGTCCCTCAATTGGTCATTTCCGGAAAAGATTATGGGGATCATTTTATATGTTAAGAACTATGGTTTTAGATAAAACTTGTTGGCTTAGACATATCATGTTGGATACCACTACTGGATTAGATCCTCCTAATATTAAAGTTAGAGCAGCTCAAGGGTTTGAAGCCGCTGATTTTTTCATGGCGGGGTATTGGATTTGGAAtaaaattttacaaaacTTAGCTGTGATTGGTTATGGACCCAATAATATGATTAGTGCCTCGTATGACTGGAGATTAACttatattgatttagaGAAAAGAGATGGatatttttctaaattgaaAGCACAAGTTGAAATTGTCAAACAATTGACAGGTAAAAAATCAGTATTAGTGGGCCATTCAATGGGCTcacaaattatttattattttttgaaatggGTTGAAGCCAAAGGTGAATATTATGGTAACGGAGGACCTAATTGGGTCGAAGATTACGTTGAAgcatttgttgatattagTGGATCTTCTTTAGGTACACCAAAGGCTATCCCAGCATTAATTTCAGGTGAAATGAAAGATACAGTACAATTAAATGCCTTAGCGGTGTATGGATTAGAGCAATTTTTCAGTAGACGTGAAAGAGTCGATATGTTGAGATCATTTGGTGGTATTGCCAGTATGATACCTAAAGGTGGTGACAAAATATGGGGGAATTTGACTTATGCTCCTGATGATGAAATAGTTGCATTTGATACCGAAAAGGAAGATATTggtgaaaagaaaagatcATTTGGATCATTTATTCAATACAAAACTGCCAATGACTCTTCTAGAGAAGTAACTATTGACCAAagtattgaagaattattagaaaattCTCCAGACTGGTATTCCAAAAGAGTGCGTGAAAATTATTCGTTTGGCGTTGCTCACACAAaggaagaattggaaaagaaTAATCATGATCAACTGAAATGGTCTAATCCATTGGAGGCAGCATTACCAAATGCTCCAAGTTTGAaagtttattgtttttatgGTGTTGGTAACCCTACTGAAAGGGCTTATAAATACATGCCTGCTGATAAGTCAACAAAACTTGATTATGTAATTGATGCTGATTCTCCTGATGGTGTTGTTCTTGGTGATGGGGATGGGACAGTTTCATTGTTAACCCATACAATGTGTCATGAATGGCAAAAAGGTGATAAATCAAGATACAATCCTGCTAATGTCAATGTCACCattgttgaaattaaaCATGAACCCGATAGATTTGATTTAAGAGGTGGAGCTAAAACTGCTGAACACGTTGATATTTTGGGAAGTgctgaattgaatgaattggTGTTAACCGTTGCTGCAGGAAAAGGCCACACGATACAGAATCGATACGTTAgcaatttgaagaaaattgtAGAAAATATGCATTTGTAA
- a CDS encoding uncharacterized protein (Protein of unknown function; Spider biofilm induced), whose protein sequence is MMDNLNQDPNSGVSQHNDQHQLQFSHNPSLSNTHQHNSADPQQQQQQQLHQLAQLPTQTNELHPQHQLPQMQQQQQQIQNQFQQQLFQPNHQEHQLPSQQIPLLNSQAQTQAQPQPQPMLRVPSQNPPAIMQSSPDPLVVTNGATALSESLSMNRKHNDNLSDTGKTCRFCKKQFSQRGSLIRHLDLKKGDLLHPSNEVTIIRNQNRRRNSSVDVNFSSIEKSESQSGGNTPLMTSESFNGTNTNSKSGKKRRVLKKSLAISQISCDSASGQREKSKLRRKLRDRRIKAKLLTNDWFQDLFAQKPLPKFDNLDGNGNNNSSIAAEIFCQLVALYLPINDWPVKIPDETCLTPTIERMRVRETHNLINLLNKSFLVYQKLTTVQKKQLWINESQRILQASIGSFSLCDLHNIKGVIAKREQANFEEICRNDKLSAFVEVENSPNHHGGVSGVDDEREADIEEEVDEDDDDEVNSTQVEKVKSITPQKRKTQSISGQVQLNTQQNPANLHNSSRIHGEPYIQKIPEVQHNNFEDFGTYFDKFY, encoded by the coding sequence atgatggataatttgaatcaagATCCAAATTCAGGTGTTTCACAACATAACGATCAACACCAGCTCCAGTTTTCTCACAACCCTTCCTTGTCTAACACTCACCAACATAATAGTGCAGAccctcaacaacaacaacaacaacaattgcaCCAATTGGCTCAATTGCCAACTCAAACAAATGAATTACATCCACAACACCAATTACCGCAAatgcaacaacagcagcaacagattcaaaatcaattccaacaacaattgtttcaaCCAAATCATCAAGAACATCAATTACCTTCACAACAGATCCCACTACTAAATTCTCAAGCTCAAACTCAAGCTCAACCCCAACCCCAACCTATGTTACGAGTACCATCACAAAACCCACCTGCCATTATGCAGTCTTCCCCAGATCCCCTAGTAGTCACCAATGGAGCAACCGCATTATCTGAGTCATTATCGATGAATAGAAAACacaatgataatttatcCGATACGGGGAAAACCTGTCGATTTTGTAAGAAACAATTTAGTCAACGAGGATCTTTAATTCGACAtcttgatttgaaaaaaggtGATTTATTACATCCAAGTAATGAAGTGACAATTATTAGAAACCAAAATCGACGAAGGAATAGTAGTGTTGATGTCAATTTTAGTtctattgaaaaatctGAATCTCAATCCGGTGGTAATACCCCTTTAATGACTAGTGAATCATTCAATGGTACAAATACCAATTCTAAACTGGGTAAAAAGAGAAGAGTACTTAAAAAATCATTGGCGATATCACAAATATCATGTGATTCAGCAAGTGGACAACGAGAGAAAAGTAAATTAAGAAGAAAATTACGTGATCGAAGAATTAAGGCAAAGTTATTGACAAATGATTGGTTCCAAGATTTATTTGCTCAAAAGCCATTACCAAAATTTGATAACTTGGATGGTAATGGCAACAATAATAGTCTGATAGCAGCTGAAATATTTTGCCAATTGGTTGCTTTATACCTACCCATCAATGATTGGCCCGTGAAAATACCAGATGAAACTTGTCTTACCccaacaattgaaagaatGAGGGTTAGAGAAACCCataatttgatcaatttgttaaacAAGAGTTTTTTGGTGTatcaaaaattgacaaCCGTGCAAAAGAAACAACTATGGATTAATGAATCGCAGAGAATATTACAGGCAAGCATCGGAAGCTTTTCACTTTGTGATTTACATAATATTAAAGGGGTTATTGCCAAAAGAGAGCAAGCcaattttgaagaaatttgtcgtaatgataaattatctGCATTTGTTGAAGTGGAAAATAGTCCGAATCATCATGGAGGGGTTCTGGGAGTAGATGATGAACGAGAAGCAGATATAGAGGAAGAAGTAGATGAGgatgacgacgatgaaGTAAATAGCACTCAAGTCGAGAAAGTGAAACTGATAACACCACAAAAACGGAAAACGCAATCGATTCTGGGTCAAGTACAATTAAACACTCAACAGAATCCTGCTAATCTTCACAATTCGTCGCGCATTCATGGTGAACCATACATTCAAAAGATTCCAGAAGTTCaacataataattttgaagattttggaacatattttgataaattctATTAG